Proteins found in one Serinicoccus marinus DSM 15273 genomic segment:
- a CDS encoding metal ABC transporter substrate-binding protein, with the protein MPRPTPALALTVTLALVLSGCGATEAATDGSSGGDASGELQVVASVYPVEFLVERVAGDHATVTSLTPPGVDPHSLELSPRDVGSLGSADLVVYSAGLQAAVDEAVDSQAGDIALDVAPAADLLALDETEEEHAEHAGGGEDEHGDEHEDSEEHAADEHGAEEHEGHDHGGEDPHFWLDPERYGRVAETVADRFAEVDPAHAEDYQANAAALVSELTALDEEFVEGLADCASRDVVTTHEAFGYLAQRYDLHQLGITGLSPEAEPSAARLAQITAQVEELDVRTIYAEPILTDAVARTVAQETGTQVLTLDPLEGITEESAGQDYLAVMRANLQALSEGLDCS; encoded by the coding sequence ATGCCGCGTCCCACCCCTGCACTCGCCCTCACCGTGACCCTCGCCCTCGTGCTGTCCGGCTGCGGGGCGACCGAGGCCGCTACCGACGGGAGCAGCGGTGGTGACGCGAGCGGTGAGCTGCAGGTCGTCGCGAGCGTCTACCCGGTGGAGTTCCTCGTGGAGCGGGTGGCCGGGGACCACGCCACGGTGACGTCGCTCACGCCGCCCGGCGTCGACCCGCACAGCCTCGAGCTCTCCCCGCGCGACGTGGGTTCGCTCGGCAGCGCCGACCTCGTGGTCTACTCCGCCGGGCTGCAGGCGGCGGTCGACGAGGCCGTGGACAGCCAGGCCGGCGACATCGCCCTCGACGTGGCCCCGGCAGCCGACCTGCTCGCGCTCGACGAGACCGAGGAGGAGCACGCGGAGCACGCCGGCGGCGGGGAGGACGAGCACGGCGACGAGCACGAGGACTCCGAGGAGCACGCGGCCGACGAGCACGGCGCGGAAGAGCACGAGGGCCACGACCACGGCGGGGAGGACCCGCACTTCTGGCTCGACCCGGAGCGCTACGGGCGCGTGGCAGAGACGGTCGCCGACCGGTTCGCCGAGGTCGACCCGGCGCACGCCGAGGACTACCAGGCCAACGCCGCCGCCCTCGTCAGCGAGCTGACGGCCCTCGACGAGGAGTTCGTGGAGGGGCTGGCCGACTGCGCCAGCAGGGACGTCGTGACGACGCACGAGGCCTTCGGCTACCTGGCCCAGCGCTACGACCTGCACCAGCTCGGCATCACCGGCCTCTCCCCCGAGGCCGAGCCGTCCGCCGCGCGGCTGGCTCAGATCACCGCGCAGGTCGAGGAGCTCGACGTGCGGACCATCTACGCCGAGCCGATCCTCACCGATGCGGTCGCCCGCACCGTGGCGCAGGAGACCGGCACCCAGGTGCTGACCCTCGACCCGCTGGAGGGCATCACCGAGGAGTCCGCCGGGCAGGACTACCTCGCGGTCATGCGCGCCAACCTGCAGGCGTTGTCCGAAGGGCTGGACTGCTCGTGA
- a CDS encoding LysE/ArgO family amino acid transporter produces the protein MDTVTLIATGLLTGIGLIAAVGAQNAYLLRQGLRRQHVGPLVVLCAASDVVLIGLAVLGVGAAVQEWPAFLDIARWGGGIFVIGYGLHVGWRALRPGAGLVAGAGGGQLSLRRALTTMAALTWLNPHLYLDVIVLGSIANTHGPDGRWWYYAGLIAASGLWFGLLGFGSRVLAPLLSRPRSWQVLDGLIALVMLAIGLALITG, from the coding sequence ATGGACACCGTCACGCTCATCGCCACCGGCCTGCTCACCGGCATCGGTCTGATCGCCGCGGTCGGCGCGCAAAACGCCTACCTGCTCCGGCAGGGCCTACGCCGCCAGCACGTCGGCCCGTTGGTCGTGCTCTGCGCCGCATCAGACGTCGTCCTCATCGGCCTGGCGGTCCTCGGTGTCGGTGCGGCCGTGCAGGAGTGGCCGGCCTTCCTCGACATCGCCCGGTGGGGCGGCGGGATCTTCGTCATCGGCTACGGCCTCCACGTCGGGTGGCGCGCCCTGCGGCCCGGGGCCGGGCTGGTCGCGGGCGCGGGCGGTGGCCAGCTCTCGCTGCGCCGGGCGCTCACCACGATGGCCGCCCTGACCTGGCTCAACCCGCACCTCTACCTCGACGTCATCGTCCTGGGCTCGATCGCCAACACCCACGGCCCGGACGGGCGGTGGTGGTACTACGCCGGGCTGATCGCCGCGAGCGGCCTGTGGTTCGGCCTGCTCGGCTTCGGCTCGCGCGTCCTCGCCCCGCTGCTGTCCCGGCCCCGCTCCTGGCAGGTCCTCGACGGGCTCATCGCGCTCGTCATGCTGGCCATCGGCCTGGCGCTCATCACCGGCTGA
- a CDS encoding DUF6703 family protein, whose amino-acid sequence MSTPDQPHPTPGPGEGGQARHGEGAAVDDRGPGPVRLYVERASRPALEVLGRLPVWLPFLALLLLILGGGILGGPLGWVMVGSALAFVCWLLYLSWPRMTRVERLMRVAVLLLFLAITLVQLVPR is encoded by the coding sequence GTGAGCACTCCCGATCAGCCGCACCCGACGCCCGGCCCTGGCGAGGGTGGCCAGGCCAGGCACGGCGAGGGGGCCGCGGTCGACGACCGCGGCCCGGGGCCGGTGCGGCTCTACGTCGAGCGGGCCAGCCGGCCGGCGCTGGAGGTGCTGGGGCGGCTGCCGGTGTGGCTGCCCTTCCTCGCGCTGCTGCTGCTCATCCTCGGCGGCGGAATCCTCGGCGGTCCCCTGGGGTGGGTCATGGTCGGCTCGGCCCTGGCCTTCGTCTGCTGGTTGCTCTACCTCTCCTGGCCGCGGATGACCCGTGTCGAGCGCCTCATGCGGGTCGCCGTCCTGCTCCTCTTCCTCGCCATCACCCTGGTCCAGCTCGTCCCCCGCTGA
- a CDS encoding sulfurtransferase, giving the protein MTGPLVTTTQLQGMRVGPETDRPVLVDVRWSLGAGVATNRAAHLELHLPGAAFLDLEGVLSDPLPGDGHGGRHPMPSAERVQEGLRAAGVRADRPVVFYDAGPGLGAARAWWVAAYYGLERAAVLDGGLAAWTAAGLPVEGGAVQPEPGDVVVEPGGRELLDADAVQEHLAAGGQLLDARPADRYRGENETIDPVAGHVPGALSLPALSLVGEQGFVDAEHVVTALTGAGGRTDRPTAVYCGSGVQAAHLALALEARGVGPRPAVYVGSWSDWISDPSRPVER; this is encoded by the coding sequence ATGACCGGCCCGCTGGTCACGACCACGCAGCTGCAGGGCATGCGGGTCGGGCCGGAGACGGACCGCCCGGTGCTCGTGGACGTGCGCTGGAGCCTCGGCGCGGGCGTCGCGACCAACCGGGCGGCCCATCTCGAGCTGCACCTGCCGGGGGCCGCCTTCCTCGACCTGGAGGGCGTCCTGTCCGACCCGCTCCCCGGCGACGGTCACGGCGGCCGCCATCCGATGCCCTCGGCGGAGCGGGTGCAGGAGGGGCTGCGTGCCGCCGGCGTCCGCGCCGACCGTCCGGTCGTGTTCTACGACGCCGGCCCGGGGCTGGGCGCGGCGCGGGCGTGGTGGGTCGCGGCCTACTACGGCCTCGAGCGGGCCGCGGTGCTCGACGGTGGGCTCGCCGCGTGGACCGCCGCCGGGCTGCCGGTCGAGGGGGGCGCGGTCCAGCCCGAGCCGGGCGACGTCGTCGTGGAACCCGGCGGCCGTGAGCTGCTCGACGCCGACGCGGTCCAGGAGCACCTCGCCGCGGGCGGCCAGCTGCTGGATGCCCGGCCCGCCGACCGCTACCGCGGTGAGAACGAGACGATCGACCCGGTCGCCGGCCACGTCCCTGGCGCGCTGAGCCTGCCGGCGCTCTCGCTCGTCGGTGAGCAGGGCTTCGTCGACGCCGAGCACGTCGTCACCGCACTGACCGGGGCAGGCGGGCGCACCGACCGTCCCACCGCGGTCTACTGCGGGTCGGGGGTGCAGGCCGCGCACCTCGCCCTGGCCCTGGAGGCACGCGGGGTCGGCCCGCGGCCGGCGGTCTACGTCGGCTCGTGGAGCGACTGGATCAGCGACCCCTCGCGCCCGGTCGAGCGCTGA
- a CDS encoding Fur family transcriptional regulator, whose product MSSPRRPTRQQSAVIDALGSTQDFTSAQDLHATLRASGDKVGLATVYRTLSTLADAGDVDVLRTGDGEAVYRKCSTGHHHHLVCRACGRTVEVEGPAVERWTDSVAAEHGFTDVAHTLEIFGTCRDCS is encoded by the coding sequence ATGAGCAGCCCACGACGACCCACCCGCCAGCAGAGCGCAGTCATCGACGCCCTGGGCTCGACCCAGGACTTCACCAGCGCCCAGGACCTGCACGCCACGCTGCGGGCCTCTGGCGACAAGGTCGGGCTGGCCACGGTCTACCGCACGCTGTCCACCCTGGCCGACGCCGGCGACGTCGACGTCCTGCGCACCGGGGACGGGGAGGCGGTCTACCGCAAGTGCTCCACCGGCCACCACCACCACCTCGTCTGCCGCGCGTGCGGGCGGACCGTCGAGGTCGAGGGCCCAGCCGTCGAGCGGTGGACCGACAGCGTCGCCGCCGAGCACGGCTTCACCGACGTCGCCCACACGCTGGAGATCTTCGGCACCTGCCGCGACTGCTCCTGA
- a CDS encoding glycine--tRNA ligase yields the protein MAPSTVDTVVSLCKRRGFVFPSGDIYGGTRSAWDYGPLGVALKENIKRQWWRSMVQTRDDVVGLDSSIILPRQTWVASGHVGEFSDPLTECQSCHKRFRVDHMQEAVAEKAAKKGKDVDPDDVPLDDISCPNCGNKAWTTPRAFNMMLKTYLGVIEDESGLHYLRPETAQGIFVNFANVLGTSRKKPPFGIAQTGKSFRNEITPGNFIFRTREFEQMEMEFFVKPGEDEEWHQYWIDERTRWYTDLGIDSDNLRHFEHPAEKLSHYSKRTVDIEYRFNFAGSEWGELEGIANRTDFDLSTHAEHSGQELSYFDQASGERYVPYVIEPAAGLSRSLMTFLVDAYAEDEAPNTKGGVDKRTVLRLDPRLAPVKVAVLPLSRNADLTPKAKDLASRLRQHWMVDVDDAGAIGKRYRRQDEIGTPYCVTVDFDTLEDQAVTIRDRDSMGQERVSLDQVESYLAQRLIGC from the coding sequence ATGGCTCCCTCCACCGTCGATACCGTCGTGTCCCTGTGCAAGCGTCGAGGCTTCGTCTTCCCCTCGGGGGACATCTACGGCGGCACGCGCTCGGCCTGGGACTACGGCCCCCTCGGTGTGGCGCTGAAGGAGAACATCAAGCGCCAGTGGTGGCGCTCCATGGTCCAGACCCGCGACGACGTGGTCGGCCTGGACTCCTCGATCATCCTGCCCCGCCAGACCTGGGTGGCCTCGGGACACGTCGGTGAGTTCTCCGACCCGCTCACCGAGTGCCAGTCCTGCCACAAGCGGTTCCGCGTCGACCACATGCAGGAGGCGGTGGCGGAGAAGGCGGCGAAGAAGGGGAAGGACGTGGACCCCGACGACGTCCCGCTGGACGACATCAGCTGCCCCAACTGCGGCAACAAGGCGTGGACCACGCCGCGCGCGTTCAACATGATGCTCAAGACCTACCTCGGGGTCATCGAGGACGAGTCGGGGCTGCACTACCTGCGACCGGAGACCGCGCAGGGCATCTTCGTCAACTTCGCCAACGTGCTCGGCACCTCGCGCAAGAAGCCGCCCTTCGGCATCGCCCAGACCGGCAAGTCCTTCCGCAACGAGATCACGCCGGGCAACTTCATCTTCCGCACCCGCGAGTTCGAGCAGATGGAGATGGAGTTCTTCGTCAAGCCCGGCGAGGACGAGGAGTGGCACCAGTACTGGATCGACGAGCGCACCCGGTGGTACACCGACCTCGGGATCGACAGCGACAACCTGCGCCACTTCGAGCACCCCGCCGAGAAGCTCTCGCACTACTCCAAGCGCACCGTCGACATCGAGTACCGCTTCAACTTCGCCGGCAGCGAGTGGGGCGAGCTCGAGGGCATCGCCAACCGCACCGACTTCGACCTGTCCACGCACGCCGAGCACTCGGGCCAGGAGCTGTCCTACTTCGACCAGGCCAGCGGCGAGCGCTACGTCCCCTACGTCATCGAGCCGGCAGCCGGCCTGTCCCGCTCGCTCATGACCTTCCTCGTGGACGCGTATGCCGAGGACGAGGCCCCGAACACCAAGGGCGGGGTCGACAAGCGCACCGTCCTTCGCCTCGACCCGCGGCTCGCGCCGGTCAAGGTGGCGGTGCTGCCGCTGTCGCGCAACGCCGACCTGACCCCCAAGGCCAAGGACCTCGCGTCGCGGCTGCGGCAGCACTGGATGGTCGACGTCGACGACGCCGGCGCGATCGGCAAGCGCTACCGCCGCCAGGACGAGATCGGCACCCCCTACTGCGTCACCGTCGACTTCGACACCCTCGAGGACCAGGCGGTCACCATCCGCGACCGGGACTCGATGGGCCAGGAGCGTGTCTCCCTGGACCAGGTCGAGTCCTACCTCGCGCAGCGGCTGATCGGCTGCTGA
- a CDS encoding type 1 glutamine amidotransferase domain-containing protein: MGQLDGKKVAFLATDGFEDSELTSPWNAVVEAGGSAHMIAPEGGSITGKNGHSQDVDAVVGDADPADYDALVLPGGTGNADHLRMETDAVAFARHFGQQAKPVAVICHGAWILTDADVLDGRRMTSFPSLQTDLRNAGATWVDEEVVVDSWLVSSRTPADLAAFNRELVQAFGS; the protein is encoded by the coding sequence ATGGGACAACTTGACGGCAAGAAGGTGGCCTTCCTGGCCACGGACGGATTCGAGGACAGCGAGCTCACCAGCCCGTGGAACGCCGTCGTGGAGGCGGGCGGGAGCGCCCACATGATCGCGCCGGAGGGCGGGTCGATCACCGGGAAGAACGGGCATTCTCAGGACGTGGACGCCGTCGTCGGCGACGCCGACCCCGCGGACTACGACGCGCTCGTGCTGCCCGGCGGCACCGGCAACGCCGACCACCTGCGGATGGAGACCGACGCCGTCGCCTTCGCCCGGCACTTCGGCCAGCAGGCGAAGCCCGTCGCGGTGATCTGCCACGGGGCGTGGATCCTCACCGACGCCGACGTCCTCGACGGGCGGCGGATGACGTCCTTCCCTTCGCTGCAGACCGACCTGCGCAACGCCGGGGCCACGTGGGTCGACGAGGAGGTCGTGGTCGACAGCTGGCTGGTCTCCAGCCGCACCCCGGCCGACCTGGCAGCCTTCAACCGGGAGCTGGTCCAGGCCTTCGGCTCCTGA
- a CDS encoding metal ABC transporter ATP-binding protein — translation MNGEREPVLALTGAAFGHDGTPVVSGVDLTVRRGEVVAVLGPNGSGKTTLVTGLLGLSRHLGGQVEILGAPLSRLSERTRPGYVPQRHTLTGGVRATVTEVVTTGLLASRPWWRAAGRADRDAVQRALEAVGLADRARFDVATLSGGQQRRVLIARALVARPEVVVLDEPTAGVDRASQTVLAGVLQRLGRDGTTMLVVTHELAALHGVVDRIVEIDTGHLTFDGTPQEYAEHQARRARAAGRGAA, via the coding sequence GTGAACGGGGAGAGGGAGCCGGTCCTCGCCCTGACCGGCGCTGCCTTCGGCCACGACGGCACACCGGTCGTCTCCGGGGTGGACCTGACCGTCCGCCGCGGCGAGGTCGTCGCCGTCCTCGGGCCCAACGGCTCCGGCAAGACCACCCTCGTCACCGGCCTGCTGGGGCTCTCCCGGCACCTCGGCGGGCAGGTCGAGATCCTCGGCGCACCGCTGTCTCGCCTCTCCGAGCGGACCCGACCCGGCTACGTGCCGCAGCGGCATACCCTCACCGGCGGAGTGCGCGCCACCGTGACCGAGGTCGTCACGACCGGACTGCTGGCCTCCCGGCCCTGGTGGCGAGCGGCCGGTCGCGCCGACCGTGACGCGGTGCAGCGCGCGCTCGAGGCCGTCGGGCTCGCGGACCGGGCACGCTTCGACGTGGCGACCCTCTCCGGCGGGCAGCAGCGGCGGGTCCTCATCGCCCGCGCCCTCGTGGCGCGCCCCGAGGTCGTCGTCCTGGACGAGCCCACCGCGGGCGTCGACCGCGCCAGCCAGACCGTGCTCGCCGGGGTGCTGCAGCGCCTCGGCCGCGACGGCACCACGATGCTCGTCGTGACGCACGAGCTCGCCGCCCTGCACGGCGTCGTCGACCGCATCGTCGAGATCGACACCGGTCACCTCACCTTCGACGGCACGCCGCAGGAGTATGCCGAGCACCAGGCGCGGCGGGCCCGCGCGGCGGGACGGGGGGCGGCATGA
- a CDS encoding ubiquinol-cytochrome c reductase iron-sulfur subunit has product MTTRQPTGSRCGHDHPCLTRRAVLAVGGAAGVATLAACSGPETGETSEQGAEAIANVSDVPVGGALAATTAAGEAVLLTQPTEGEIHAFSTVCTHQGCTVEPGEGELSCPCHGSTFDLGSGAPLAGPAAAALPGGHGERRRGRLDHRLRARRAATGDRGVGRSALDQGGRGPRRHAPGQHVQGA; this is encoded by the coding sequence ATGACCACGAGGCAGCCGACCGGGTCGCGGTGCGGCCACGACCACCCGTGCCTCACCCGGCGCGCCGTGCTGGCGGTCGGGGGTGCGGCCGGCGTCGCCACGCTCGCGGCCTGCTCGGGGCCGGAGACCGGGGAGACCTCCGAGCAGGGTGCCGAGGCGATCGCGAACGTCTCCGACGTGCCGGTCGGCGGTGCCCTGGCGGCGACGACCGCTGCCGGAGAAGCGGTGCTCCTCACGCAGCCGACCGAGGGCGAGATCCACGCCTTCTCGACCGTGTGCACCCACCAGGGCTGCACCGTCGAGCCCGGCGAGGGCGAGCTGAGCTGCCCCTGCCACGGCTCCACCTTCGACCTGGGCAGCGGCGCACCGCTCGCCGGCCCGGCCGCGGCGGCGCTCCCCGGAGGTCACGGTGAGCGTCGGCGAGGACGGCTCGATCACCGGCTGAGAGCCCGCCGGGCGGCCACAGGGGATCGCGGCGTCGGACGGTCAGCGCTGGACCAGGGTGGCCGCGGCCCGCGCCGTCACGCACCGGGTCAGCACGTCCAGGGTGCGTGA
- the dusB gene encoding tRNA dihydrouridine synthase DusB, translating into MTITAPALPPLQIGPHTIDSPVVLAPMAGITNRAFRQLCREYGDQGLAAAGSPDRPTLSGSGCLYVSEMITSRALVERTPISMKLIEHGAAETPRSIQLYGVDPGTVGAAVRMLAEEDRADHVDLNFGCPVPKVTRKGGGAALPWKADLFRGIVRAAVREAAPAGIPVTVKMRVGIDADHETFLDAGRTAEQEGAAAVALHARTAAQAYSGQADWSRIAELKQAVTSIPVLGNGDIWSADDALAMVEQTGCDGVVVGRGCLGRPWLFTDLAAAFAGSRVRVEPTLREVCRVLRRHAELLADFHEDEGRGCRDIRKHIAWYTKGFRVGGELRHRLGLVDSLADLDELIATLDLDQPWPGEAADGQRGRAGSPRVVALPDRWLESRELDGLQQAEVAQAELSVSGG; encoded by the coding sequence ATGACGATCACCGCCCCTGCCCTCCCGCCGCTGCAGATCGGCCCGCACACCATCGACTCGCCCGTGGTGCTGGCACCGATGGCCGGCATCACCAACCGGGCGTTCCGTCAGCTCTGCCGGGAGTACGGCGACCAGGGGCTCGCCGCTGCCGGGTCACCCGACCGGCCCACCCTGTCCGGCTCCGGGTGCCTCTACGTCAGCGAGATGATCACCTCCCGTGCCCTGGTCGAGCGCACTCCGATCTCGATGAAGCTGATCGAGCACGGCGCGGCGGAGACGCCCCGCTCGATCCAGCTCTACGGCGTCGACCCCGGCACCGTCGGGGCCGCGGTGCGGATGCTCGCGGAGGAGGACCGGGCCGACCACGTCGACCTCAACTTCGGGTGTCCGGTGCCCAAGGTGACCCGCAAGGGCGGGGGAGCGGCGCTGCCGTGGAAGGCCGACCTCTTCCGCGGGATCGTCCGCGCCGCGGTGCGCGAGGCGGCGCCGGCGGGCATACCGGTCACCGTCAAGATGCGCGTCGGCATCGACGCCGACCACGAGACCTTCCTCGACGCCGGACGCACCGCCGAGCAGGAGGGCGCGGCCGCGGTGGCGCTCCACGCCCGCACCGCCGCGCAGGCCTACTCCGGGCAGGCGGACTGGTCCCGGATCGCCGAGCTCAAGCAGGCCGTCACCTCGATCCCGGTGCTCGGCAACGGCGACATCTGGTCGGCTGACGACGCCCTGGCGATGGTCGAGCAGACCGGCTGCGACGGCGTGGTCGTCGGGCGCGGCTGCCTGGGTCGGCCGTGGCTGTTCACCGACCTCGCGGCCGCCTTCGCCGGCTCGCGGGTGCGGGTGGAGCCCACGCTCCGGGAGGTATGCCGGGTGCTGCGCCGGCACGCCGAGCTGCTCGCGGACTTCCACGAGGACGAGGGTCGTGGCTGCCGCGACATCCGCAAGCACATCGCGTGGTACACCAAGGGCTTCCGGGTCGGGGGCGAGCTGCGGCACCGGCTCGGGCTCGTCGACTCTCTCGCCGACCTCGACGAGCTCATCGCCACCCTGGACCTCGACCAGCCCTGGCCGGGGGAGGCCGCCGACGGCCAGCGGGGGCGCGCCGGGTCGCCGCGCGTCGTGGCGCTGCCCGACCGGTGGCTCGAGAGCCGTGAGCTCGACGGGCTCCAGCAGGCCGAGGTCGCGCAGGCCGAGCTGTCGGTCAGCGGGGGCTGA
- a CDS encoding metal ABC transporter permease yields MSDMLALDFMRNALLAALLVGLAAPMVGIFLVQRRLSLIGDGLGHVALAGVAIGVITDSAPVWTGLAAAVLAGAAVELVRARGRTSGDIALALMFYGGIAAGVVIINRVDGTQTANLTGYLFGAITTTTRADLGLFAVLCAAVVVVVTVLRQRLFAVAGDEEYARAAGLRVLALNITLSVLTAVTIVVAMRVIGLLLISALMIIPNAAAQQVSGSFRAATWWGVVLGVVSSVGGVVTSYYADTATGGTIVLLAIALFALAVAAGAARRSLAAARHRHAERHPHEHGLGCGHEAVAHGDHVDYLHDGHRHAAHEGHYDEHADHAHTLDDPEEVHR; encoded by the coding sequence ATGAGCGACATGCTGGCCCTGGACTTCATGCGCAACGCGCTGCTCGCCGCGCTCCTGGTCGGGCTCGCGGCGCCGATGGTGGGGATCTTCCTCGTGCAGCGCCGGCTGTCGCTCATCGGTGACGGGCTGGGGCACGTGGCCCTCGCCGGCGTCGCGATCGGCGTCATCACCGACAGCGCACCCGTCTGGACCGGCCTGGCGGCCGCGGTCCTCGCCGGGGCCGCCGTCGAGCTGGTCCGTGCGCGCGGCCGCACGTCGGGCGACATCGCGCTGGCGCTGATGTTCTACGGCGGCATCGCCGCCGGCGTGGTCATCATCAACCGCGTCGACGGCACCCAGACCGCCAACCTCACCGGCTACCTCTTCGGGGCGATCACCACGACCACGCGGGCCGACCTCGGCCTCTTCGCAGTGCTCTGCGCCGCCGTCGTCGTGGTCGTGACCGTCCTGCGGCAGCGGCTCTTCGCGGTCGCCGGCGACGAGGAGTATGCCCGCGCCGCCGGGTTGCGCGTCCTCGCCCTCAACATCACGCTGTCGGTCCTCACCGCCGTCACGATCGTCGTGGCCATGCGGGTAATCGGGCTGCTGCTCATCAGCGCGCTCATGATCATCCCCAACGCCGCCGCGCAGCAGGTCTCCGGCAGCTTCCGGGCCGCGACCTGGTGGGGTGTCGTGCTCGGGGTGGTGTCGTCGGTCGGCGGGGTGGTCACGAGCTACTACGCGGACACCGCCACCGGCGGCACGATCGTGCTGCTCGCCATCGCGCTCTTCGCCCTCGCCGTCGCGGCGGGAGCGGCGCGGCGCTCCCTCGCCGCCGCCCGTCACCGGCACGCCGAACGGCACCCGCACGAGCACGGCCTGGGCTGCGGCCACGAGGCGGTGGCCCACGGCGACCACGTCGACTACCTCCACGACGGCCACCGGCACGCGGCGCACGAGGGCCACTACGACGAGCACGCGGACCACGCGCATACCCTGGACGACCCGGAGGAGGTGCACCGATGA
- a CDS encoding LysR family transcriptional regulator ArgP, with protein sequence MDIDPVGLRTLASVVREGTFDRAAQQLHITPSAVSQRIRALESSLGQIVLTRTKPARATAAGEVLLKLAGQWDLLVDEAMGELVPEAREGVYPQVAVVVNADSLATWLLPALARAQRELGIVLELVREDEEHASERVRAGSALAAVTADPRPVTGCRLERLGAMRYVAACSPDFHARWFADGPRASALDAAPIVRFDHKDTMQHRVARRWARRGIDPPAHVIASSREFAEAVRLGMGWGLIPMEWARDWLADGDLVPLGSRAEHDVPLHWLSSRLPSRTLDVLTRCVTARAAATLVQR encoded by the coding sequence ATGGACATCGATCCCGTCGGGCTGCGGACGTTGGCCTCCGTGGTGCGTGAGGGCACCTTCGACCGGGCGGCTCAGCAGCTGCACATCACTCCCTCGGCGGTCTCGCAGCGGATCCGCGCGCTGGAGTCCTCGCTGGGGCAGATCGTGCTCACCCGCACCAAGCCGGCGCGGGCCACGGCGGCCGGGGAGGTGCTCCTCAAGCTGGCCGGTCAGTGGGACCTCCTCGTCGACGAGGCGATGGGTGAGCTCGTGCCGGAGGCGCGGGAGGGGGTATACCCGCAGGTCGCGGTCGTGGTCAACGCCGACTCCCTCGCCACCTGGCTGCTGCCGGCGCTGGCGCGGGCGCAGCGGGAGCTCGGGATCGTGCTGGAGCTGGTGCGCGAGGACGAGGAGCACGCCTCGGAGCGGGTCCGGGCGGGCAGCGCGCTGGCGGCGGTGACCGCCGACCCGCGCCCGGTCACCGGCTGCAGGCTGGAGCGGCTGGGTGCGATGCGCTACGTCGCGGCCTGCAGCCCGGACTTCCACGCCCGCTGGTTCGCGGACGGGCCGCGGGCCTCCGCGCTCGACGCCGCGCCGATCGTGCGCTTCGACCACAAGGACACGATGCAGCACCGGGTCGCCCGGCGGTGGGCCCGCCGCGGCATCGACCCGCCGGCCCACGTCATCGCGTCGAGCCGGGAGTTCGCCGAGGCGGTGCGCCTCGGGATGGGGTGGGGGCTGATCCCCATGGAGTGGGCCCGGGACTGGCTCGCCGACGGCGACCTGGTGCCGCTCGGCTCTCGGGCCGAGCACGACGTGCCGCTGCACTGGCTGAGCTCACGGTTGCCCTCACGCACCCTGGACGTGCTGACCCGGTGCGTGACGGCGCGGGCCGCGGCCACCCTGGTCCAGCGCTGA